AGCTTTCTGACTCCacttgtgattggctgcagcagccaggtGACCTCTGTCAAAGCCACTGCCTCTGTAGTCAGCGTTGGTTGCTCTGTGAAACATGTGCACGCTGCAGgggcaaaataaataaagttaaacaTGAAGATTTAAAAAGCGGTAAAAACAACACTTTCAAACACCTGAAGCGTTTGGGCAGCTGCTCCAAACGCTCCCGTGAAgagctgaggaagatgaagatggaCGGATCTCCGAAAGTCAGGAAGTTATTGTGTATTAAGTTTGAACAGAAGCAAAGGAGCACCATAAGTTTGGGCACCAAGAGATTTGAACTCTCatcacttttacttttgtctTTTACATTTAAATCTCTGCCTTCATGACATCCAGTGAAAATAACTGCAGAGTTACATGTTCTCAGGtgtccatcctctctctcctcatttcacTGAGGTCTGTTttataaaattactgttttggTGAATGGAGTATGGTTGCTTTGGCGAGAGCCATATAAGAGCTGAGGGTCTATCTCTATGGATCTTTTCcatttggttgttttttaatgtgtaggtgtgtacatttttaattCCTGCTGATTTCTGTCTCACCTATCATCCTCCTTGAAGTCGCAGTACTTCCTGTCTGACGGGCCGCTCAGGGAGGCGACGTTTAGTCTCTCTATTACCCAGGATGCAGTGCGGGTGCGGGGGTCGTACGAGCTGACGTAGGACTCTCTGGTCTTGATGTTGGCCAGTGAGGGGAAGCCATACTTCATCACCATCGCTGATCCACCTGCATTCACCTGGtcaaaaagtaaaatgtaaacGTATGTTGATAAcactctcatctctctctccaccgCCTACCCTACAACCACCTGGTGGAGGCCAATGACCTTTGGTCACAAATCATGACCTGGCAGTAACCAGCAGGGCTCCATCCACAGATGTTAATGGTTGAGAGGGTGTAGACCAGGTCAGCAGATCAAAGACGTTTAGGGGCAAGACCAGTAAAGGCTTGAAAgtaaacaatacatttttaaaatctttgtTCTTTGCTCCAGTAAcaagtcaaacagcagcatttttgtACCAGCTGTGGATGGTGGAGGGAGTCCTGGCTGATCCCTGAGGACAGTGTGCTGCAGCAATCAAGCTGAGAATACATAAAAGCACAGACAACTTTTTGTAGATCAGCAATCTATAAAGATGACCTAATTTTAGAGATTCATTTGAGCTGGaagaaatgtgactgaacaaCACTTTGACTTGATCACCAAAACAGAGTTTAGCATCACATATGAGCTAATTTGATTTGAGAGACCATGAAGATTAGCACCAAAGGAGCTGATGGAATTTGgggaactgaactgaatgactTCAGACTTGTTATCAATAATTTTGGGACGTCCAGAATTTGACATCAGAGAGGCGGGTTGTGATATTAGCTGGGCTGCTAGGATCTGTGGGTATAACTGAGTTTCATCTGCATAGAAATGGTAACACACACTATGATTTTGAATAACCTAGCCAAGAGGTAGCATGCATATAGAAAGCAGAAGGGGGCCAAGAACTGAACCTTGAGGGACACCACAATTCAGCTGAATTCAGCTCATGTGGCCTCCAGAAGACCTCTAGAGCATCTGAACATATCCTCTTTCAGGATCCTAcggcaggaagaggaggtcaCAGATTTGGCTTCACTCAGGAACTGGGAACCACCGAAGCGCTGCTAGccaccagaggaggagaggagagtgtaAGGGCTGAGCTGAGAGGTGTTCAATCATGTGGGGGCAACAGCGTGGCTCAGAGAGGCATTGAAGACATCTCCAAGGACATGTTTGAGCTTCTCTGCATATTCTTTAAACACACCAGCAGGTACGTTGTCGGGCCAGCAGCCTTGATGACGTTCTTGGAGAGTGACCCCttcaggcagacaggagacagataattctgactccacctgcaggtggattacagacttcctgtctgacaggaaacagtgcgtgaagatggggaaacacttctccgacgctaagaccatcagcaccggatccccccagggctgtgttctttctcctctgctcttctccctgtacacgaacagctgcacctccagtcaccagtctgtcaagctcctgaagtttgcagacgacaccaccctcatcggactcatctctgatggcgacgagtccgcctacaggtgggaggttgaccatctggtgacctggtgcaatcagaacaacctggagctcaatgctctaaagacagtagagatggttgtggacaacaggaagaactcagactcacctgcccccatcaccctctgtgactccactattgacactgtggagtctttccgcttcctgggaactatcatctcccaggacgtcaagtgggagccgaacatcagctccctcatcaggaaagcacagcagaggatgttcttcctacggcagctgaagaaattcagcctgccaaagacaacgatggtgcacttctacacagccatcattgagtccatcctcacctcctccatcactgtctggtacgctgctgccaccgccaaggacaagggcagactgcagcgtgtcattcggtctgcagagaaggtgattggctgcaatctcccatctcttcaggacctgtacgtctccaggaccctgaggcgtgcagaaaagattgtggctgatccctctcaccccggacacaaactctttgagccactcccctctggcaggaggctgcggtccatcaggaccaaaacctcacgccacaagaacagttttttcccgtctgctgtcagcctgatcaacaaggcccagaacccccccgacactcttcacattccacctcggactcattctgtcacattgatataaatataactctatgtgttacattaacgctcaacttggacttctttctgaaaaaacagatgtgtttccggaaaatagcaaacaacaaaaaacagacttgtgtgtatatatttaaattgttttatttcatgctcttattttagtagatgtgtcatgcaccaatttcatcagaaaaaattcctcgtatgtgtaaaagcgtacttggcaataaagctttttctgatttctgatttctgattcagCAGAGATGCGGCTGCcacatttttcagattttgtgGTCAGGGTTAGCGTTGATTTTTTCCTTCTTGGTTGTCCtgtgtgcttcttcttcttttttgtttttttaatcttactGTATATCTTCAACCTACTTTGTCTATTTTGTGCTCCAGAACACAGAGGCAAAGTCCACGCACGTGAAAACCGACTTTGCAGTAACCTCGATTCTGATTCTGGTCCAGTTCTGCCCAGAATCGATTgccagcaaacacaacacaaagcatgCTGGGTAGCTTTCTGCCTGACTTATACAGAATGTGTTTGAAGAGATTCAACAGAGCTTCCATTTAGTTACTGTCTCCACCCAGTGGTTTGAACGGAagttatattattttttttatgtaacttAAAAACCCAAACAAAGACTATTTCCGTTCTGTCGGTGTGTCGCAAAACGCACGTGCGCTCCCATCACTTTTAGGGACATgccatagacttacattcatttcctgcagacttaccAAACCCTGACCTTTACCTTTACCCCaatcttcaccctaaaatttacTGATGAAGAAGGAGAGTAcacacaatgtgagtaatacatgcacacaaacacgcacgcgcgcacgcacacgccgTCTCACCGTTGCCTCGGAGGCCTGGACTGTCGGTACCACCGGGACTCGGCTCAGCAAACCGGGTCTCTCGTCCTCCTCCCCGCCTCTGACACTAAGCAAGCTGCTCACTGAAGCTCCGATTCCGGCTCCGACGACCAAGGTCGCCCCGGTCCGACACAACCGTTTCATGCCGCCAGTAGATCAGCCGGTCATGACGCACAGTGATGACGTTTCTGGCTTTATGTAAAAAGCGTCCTTCAACGACGCTGAACACAAGCAAACTCTTTAtaaattacattattattattattattttcgACAATATTAATTGTCTGGATTTTCTGTGAACTAACACAACCTGAAATatcatatttacaaaaacaacacgttcttctctttttaaaaaactttattgaaacTAATTAAATTCATTGACAGTCTCCATCAATGTTCATAACAGTCCGGTGTTACAGTGAGAAGATCATTTAATCCAATCAAAACTATGAATCATTGTAcaagtaataataatgtaacgGTAATacaagtagtagtagtagtagtagtagtagtaaattaaagtaaaaaaaaggaTGATGTGTTATCAATACAgtgaattattaattaattaattaattaattaattaattaatctcaagatcaagatcaatattcctttatttgtcccgcgaggggaaatttcagaatcTCAAcagcaaactggactggacaaataacacagatgtcctgtacaggatgggccaaagtcatctgcacctgctcagaagactgaggtcctctggAATGTGGAGGacacattttatgactctgtggtggcatctgcagttttctatgcagtggtctgctggggctgtagaagctctgagagagacagacttaacaaactggtcaggagagccagctctgtcctgaaCTGCCCTCTGGACATCATGGatgaggtgggtgagaggaggacgTTAGCCAGcctgacatcgatcatggacaacccatcccaccccctgcatgagacggtggggggcttaagcagctccttcagtaacagaccgctgcatccagtctgtaagaaagaagctaccacaggtccttcatccaacagctgtcagactgtttaactccagcaccatgtgatgaagctctgtgatgATGCTTCTTCCTCAATTCTGCATCATAAACCTGTTTCTGATTTTGCACGACTGTTCAAGgctaatatctgctcacattatccatttcatctggtgcaatcTCTAAATTTCTAAAGTTGGATACTTCTCTCAGCAGTGCAATAACACCATTTATTGtccatattggcaactgtatttttataaactgtatatattgtgcacatacataaacataatacataatacatacataaatctatctatctatctatctatctatctatctatctaattaAGAGTGAATGCATCAGGACACAGGAAAGATAAACTGAGTGAAcctattgatttttattttttagtaaataaaaagaaatgatggaaaaagaaaaacaggaaatagacGTGAGTGCTGAGAGGACATTTGTACCGATCaataaaactgctttttcaCACACCAACAGAAtatgaaaagtatttttttatgttcttcaaatgtgtttgtgtgtactgtacgtGTACATGTACTCTGATCTTAATTTACTCGTGTGAAATATTGCACACAGTCTGTCTGATTGGGTAAAATACCCCCTGAAATCATGAATATTGGATAATCGGAGACAAAGTCGTCAATAGATGGAAACAACTATTGAAGCAATTTAAAAGCGTAAAGAAAATATGTCATATGTTTCACCATCATATCTGCCTCAAGATGGCGCTGCAGGATTGGCCTTCAGCTGCAGTAGCTCTCGCTCGCAGTTGGACTCAGTGAGTTTGACCGCCGTGTTTCCGCCAGCTGTGGAAGGAAGttttatatgtttatatgtTCGGGCGGtttgatgacacacacacatttcttatCATCGTGTCATCGTTTACACACTGAATTTATGAATGAAGACACTTATTTctattatatttattatattattattatattaagaATTCGGTCACTGAGACACGTTTTAGTTTTTATACCTGCAACAGTCTGAACATGCAGCTGAGCAGAGTCATACTTTAACTTCAGTCATCCTTTTTAATGTTGgattctttcatttatttttcattgtgtttcactgaatcattttgacttttttaaattcttcttGTGTTTCCTTCACTTTATCTTTTTACTGCTGGGAGTTATGACACATGAACCCTTTCagtaataatatataatatggACGcattaaatgttttcttttacattctGATTCTCATACTAATCGAAGTTTGTCATCATCATGATGTTTTTACATCCCATGAACGTGTTTCAGAGGAGACGAGGAGCAGCTACAGGTGTGCTCTGACAGGTGTGTCATTCACTGCATCAGAAACAGTCAGAAGGTGTTtttgcagccaaacaaacaggaacaacATGTCAGACATGATGTAATAATgatcaaatgaacaaaaatcagTCATTCATTTACTCAGATGGTTGATTTTACGTCACTTACCTGTTTTCAGCAtcataaaatgtgatgtttgttttgctaGGCAACTTGTAAACAGGAAGCGGTTTTAAAATCCTGAGAAAAAGACCCCAAACTTTAAACTTTAAGATAACCCAGACAGCTATGTCTTGTATTTCTGCTTATTAGACATTAATCTTCCAGCCAGTCACAACTGAGAATTTCTGGAGCCTGTAGTGTAactgtatttattatatttattattacattttattaacaTGTTCACGTTTTCTTCACAAAGTCAAAGTGATTAAATGTGTGACTTTTCAAACTCAACTGTTTTCTCCTTCCacttattttacatttgaagtcATCTTGTTTCATTCAAGTGAAGTAAAAACGTTTTGTCCTCACAGCTGCTTCAGTCTGTAAAGACTCGGACATGTTTAGAACAtttgctgcttcctgcttcatttgttctttcagcgttacacacactttcattgtTGTTGGACTCATCCATAGCCTGCATCCATTTGTAGGCTGAGTTGTGAAGTGCGACTGTGATCGATAATTGATACCTGAGCGGCCGACATGATGATGGTCCGAAAAATCAAAATGTACATCATATGACCATCCTGCAGTGATCAGATTCTCATCTGACTCCTGTCGTCTGTCTTTAACTTCTCTGTTGAGTTGACAGGAAGGAAACAAAGACGTCATCAGCTGAAGGAGAAACATCCTCACAGGTGTATCGAGTATGATGTCACATCCTGTTCCAACAGGTTCAGCTCTGtacaaaacaaaccacaaataGTTCCTCTTTAATATTCATCCCTCTGTGATGTCACTCGGCCTCGGGTCAGTGGGCGTGGTCAgcagaaggtggaggtggtcagACTGAGGGTCAGTAGGTAAAGGTGTGAGgttagagaggaggaggaggaggagccctCAGCGTTGTCGAGGCAACCGCTCTTCTTTAGACACACGCTCTTCTCACAGAACGAACCTGCACACATGACATTATCACACACCTGAGCTGTGACATCATCTGCCCACCACCCACACATCACCTGAGCTGTGATACcaggtgtgtttacctgtgaagTTGTCCGGACAAACACAGCGTTGGAAGTTGATGCAGGTTCCTCCATTCTGACAAATCAAACGCTCCTTGTCACACATGTTCTCTGAGGAGAGTGATTGGTTATTGATTACTAAtaaacatcactgaaaacatgagGGGTGGTTCTACCTTTAACACAGGTGTTTCTGTAAACAGCTGACCTCAGGTCACATACTGTATCTGTTCCTCGGAATTACTGAGGCTCCCATCCCCCGGCCCTGTGTACCTGTGCAGCtggctctgtctcctctccaggTGTATCCAGGTAGACATGAGTCACAGCGCCGCCCTGAGGCTCCGGGTTTACACTGACAGAGACCCGAGGTagagcagtgaggagaaacACTGCGCTCCACATCACAGTCACACTCTGAGGACAGGcagaaacatcatcatcatcttcatcattatcattatcattttagttcatttcatttgttttggtttaatttttctgtaatttttttgtttttccttatGTATTAACATTCTGAGAGTTTCTccaccaggtggcagcagaCCTACACGATCCTCTGCCTcatggtgacctttgaccctgatCAGATTTTGTGTGATCTATactagaatttaaaataaagttctgaGAGTTAGAATAATGTGTacgtatggtgtgtgtgtgtgtgtgtgtgtgtgtcactgaccAACACAGATGTTCTCATCATCCAGCGCCAGCGAGGAGTTTCTGTAGTAACCGAGGCGACAGTACTGACAGTTTTGCCCTCGTGTGTTGTGCTTACAGCTCACACATGTGACCACGTTGATGAAGTCGATGTAGCTGCAGCGGTTGGAGTGACCGTTACACTCGCAGTCTGatagaaacagagacagacaaaactGACCTGATGTCAGTCCtacagctcacaaacacacctgtcacGACACCTGCTGACATTTGACAAATCGCACTCAGAGGCAGAGGACTGGAGGCTCAGACACATCTCTGTATGAAATCCTGACAACAAAAAGTGACAAGTTTTCACATAGTATAAATTAACATATTGAAAAGTAATGTGATGTAACTGAAGAAACttcatatttaaatgtaaatgtgaagaaatgcaTCACACTGCATTTCGTTCAtgcactctgacaatgacaataaagttgaatctaatctaaaacAATGTAACtgagtcagaatcagaattatTGCTAAGTAGTTTTCTTGTACACAGAATTTGTCTTGGTGCTTTGGTGAGTGAACATAGAAGAGAGCATTCATGTGTTGCGTTTATAGTCTGATGGTGACTGAACTGATGACATTACACACCATGATGgcaacagctgacagcagagtgtAAAGAGCAACCACTGACGAAAGCTCATTGTTAACAGTTCAGTGTGTAGGTTACAGAGATGCTCCTTCACAGTAACACGTCCTGGATTAAACCATCTGTtcttcacaaacactgcaatcTAGTCTACAGTCTGAAAATCAGAAACAGTACCATTACAGTCTGGAATGTGTTCCTGTAGCCATATTTCTGCTGTGACCTTGTCAGAGGGAATATTGGGAATGTATCTGTGGCAACACAGGTATGTTCACATATTATGTTAATAAAGCAAATTCTTTTGTCACAACTCTAACGGCCCACTTATAACAGTTACAAACAAGCTCTACCCACTGTACGTAACTCCACCCACATCACAGTATGgataaaatcaaacacaaaaacaggtgTGACAGGtaagacaaacataaaaactCACCAAGATGGCAGCAGATGCTGATCTTTATACTGTGGCAGGTCACATCATTATACAAGATGATTATAGGTTCTTTTTGTGTCTTATATTTAAGACACAGATGTGTTTACTTACACTGTTCAATAGCTCCCCATTGTGTACAGGATCtattttaaaattctcactTTTGCTTACAGAGCATTGCACAGTCAGACTCACGTATGCGGCAGAACTATTTCAccctctgtttgctctctcaAAGAAGAATTTGCTGTCAGgggctaaccctaaccccaaccctaaccccccAGAGCCTGTGCCCCTTGCAGTACTCCCCCAAGAGTACTGCTTACCTAAGCCTAACCGATGTTCgacaatgaaattaaaatatcTGAAGACACCCTCAGTTTATTTGGGAGTGGCCATTCACACAGTGAGGAGTCCATTTACAGGAGGAGGGTCATGTTCAAGTGCAGGGCTAGTACAGATGAAGGACTCAGAAGTGGTCTTACCCTGGAAGCTGACATAGGCAATTTTGGACAGCTGACTGAACTTTGGTCCTCCTGGAATCAGAATCTTCTGGGTTGCTTTGGACACAAAACAGGGTgtgtaaccatggcaacaaacAGGTAGAAGCAGAGTTCATCAGAGTTCAGGACAGCAAGTGATCTACTCATGAGAAGTGAGGGCCATTAGGTCTATTTATTGGAGATACTGTTACTTCTACTGATACTAATCAAATTTATTGTAACAGCATAAACTTGAGATGAATCATCTCATTTTCAAGAAGGTCTCATACTAGTACTACTGCTACTGATAccacactactactactactgctgctgttactaATGCTAGCCAGTAGGTGGCAGTTCTATGACTTATCATACAAGTTGTACCTTTTTTCTCAtagcctttttcatttttctcctttccttcttccttgTTACTTTCCCTTTTAGTTTCCACTTTGGCTTCCTCTTTGGCCTCAGCAACTGGCCcaacagagatggaaaagattttaatgtgcatgaaaatatgaatgaagGAAGGTGGAATCGCCCTGATGTCTTTTCCAAGTTTTTGTCAAGCTGCTTTTTCTAGGGTTGTGTGAAACCCAAACTCAACCcaactgtaaaatgaaattagCAAGAATCTCTGAATATGGAGCCAACATTCTTAGATTTATTGTATGCTGTACTGTAATCTGACCAATCAGTGTCTCATTCCATACCTTTCTCCCCTTTTtgctctcctgtctgctcttGTTTAGAGTCTCTCTTTTCATTTAGCCCTTCCActgctccaccagcagctgaatCTTTTCCAGATGACTTTCCTTTCATCTGAGCTGCTGAGGAATCTTCTCCTGGATCGTCTACTGCTTGAGGAGTATCTGGTCTAGAATCTTGACCGGGATTTGCATTTGGTGCAGGGGAATCTGGTAAAGTTAATttcatttcaccattttctgtctTCCATGTATCTAGCCATACTGAGACAGAATCCACTTCAGAATCCACTGAATTAGATCCAGGAACATCAACAGATCCACGGGAAACATCTGGAATATTCCCAGGACCACCAACAGGCATTTGTCCAGAGTCTGGTTGAGGTTCAAAAGAGTTTAGATCATCTGGAAAAGGGAAGGTGAAGTCCACAGGTGCCAAATCACCAGCAGGGTCAGACCGATCTGAAGTGGTGGAGGTTGTATCTGGTACAGCATCATCTCCTTCCCCAGAAGACAACAAGGACACTACAGAAGCACCAGGAGAAGATATATCGGGAGTTACTCCATCAGGGGAAGGTCCATCTAACAGAGTGCCTGGAGTCACAGAGGACAGCACTTCTGGAGGAACATCTGGAGGTGGTACACCAGAGGAAGGTGCATCTGGAAGAGGTACATCAGGAAAAGGTACATCTGGAGGAGGTACATCCGGAGGAGATACATCAGAGGGAGGTACATAAGGAGCAGCCTCATCAGGAAGAAATATATCTGAAGGAGGCACATCGGGAAGTGGTACTTCTGGAGGTATTGCAGGAGGTGGTACATCAGGAGAAGGTATATCTGGAGGAAGTACATCCGGAGGAGATACATCAGAGGGAGGTACATAAGGAGCAGCTTCATCAGGAAAAGGTATATCTGAAGGAGGCACATCAGGAAGTGGTACTTCCGGAGGCACAGCAGGAGATGGTACATCAGGAGGAGGTACATCAGAGGGAGGTGCATAAGGAGCTTCATCAGGAGGGGTTACTTCCAGAGGTACATCAGGAAGAGGTAAATCTGGAGGAGGTACATCAGGAGGTAATACATCAGGAAGAGGAAGTACATCAGGAGAAGGTACATCTAGAGGAGGTACATCAGAAGAAGATCCATCAGGAGGAGGTAGTTCCAGAGGTATGTCAGGAAGAGGTATATCTGGAGGAGACACATCTGGAGAAGATAAATCAGGAGAGGGTACAGCAAGAGAAGGTACTTCTACAGGTATGTCAGGAAGAGGTATATCTGAAGGAGGTACATCTAGAGAAGATACATCAGGAGAAGGTACAGCAGGAGGGGGTACTTCCAGAGGTATGTCAGGAAGAGGTATATCTGGAGGAGGTACATCTGGAGGAGATACATCAAAGGGAAGTACATAAGGAGGATCTTCATCAGGAGAAGGTACATCAGGAGGGGGTACTTCCAGAGGTAAATCAGGAAGAGGTATATCTGGAGGAGGTACATCGGGAGGTGGTACTTCCCGAGTAACACCAGGAAAAGGTATATCTGGAGGAGGTACACCGGAAGGTGGTACTTCCCGAGTAACACCAGGAAGAGGTATATCTGGAGGAGGTACATCGGGAGATGGTACTTCCGGAGGTACATCAGGAGGAGGTACATCAGGAGGTGGTACATTTTTCAGAGCATCTTGAGGAACATCAGGAGAAGTTGTGTCTGTTCCTGCTGTAAATGAAGAATCTCCAGCCTGATTAGTTGGGGCTGATTCAATGGATGGAGTGTCTTTAGATGGAGTCCCATCACTGGCCGGAGTCAGTTCTGggtttgttgttcttgttggtGCCTCAGTTGATGTTGTCGTACCATCAGAAGATAGAGTAGTACTGATGATCAGGTTGGTAGCACCAGTCCCAGAGAAGATGGAGTCTGGGCTGTCTGGTGAGGAGGTGGAGTCAGAACGTGGAGTCACTGAGTCAGAAATAGAGACCTCAGAGTCATTACTGTGGCCTGGAATAGTGAGGTTGTTTGTACTGGTGGAACTGGGGCTAGTAGTGGTACTGGGAATGGTGGTGTCTAGTGCTGTGGGAGCTGGTTTGGACTGACTGCCTCCAGTCTCCAGAGCTGAGCTGCTAGATGGAGCTGTGTTGGCTGTAGGTCCTGCTGTAGTGCTAAAGTCTGGAAACGCAACAGAACCTGTTGTACTAACAGTACTACCAACAGTAGTAAACACTGTAGCACCAGAGTCAGCTGTTGTCCTTTTAGTAGCAGAGTCAAAACCAGCTTTCAGGTAGTCACCAGTATCTCTAACACTAATAAAGTAAGTTGTAGGGCTAGTATCAGTCATGGCAGTACTGATGGAAAGATCACTGGCAATGTCAAATACAGTGGTGATATCACTACTAATAGCTGTTTCTGCAGTAGTGATACTCCATGTATCAGTGGTAGTAGAAGTGCTGGCTGTATCTGTGACAGTAAGAGGGCCCTCTTTGCCTGTAGAAGCTAAATCAGAAGTCACTGTGTTAGTCATTGTATTGTCAGTAATAAGGTTAGTAGTGGCAGTAGTAGTGCCAGTAGAAGTAGCAGGGTTAGTGGTAGCAATAATGTCAGTAGGGATAGGGCTGTCAGT
This Chaetodon auriga isolate fChaAug3 chromosome 5, fChaAug3.hap1, whole genome shotgun sequence DNA region includes the following protein-coding sequences:
- the endog gene encoding endonuclease G, mitochondrial, which encodes MKRLCRTGATLVVGAGIGASVSSLLSVRGGEEDERPGLLSRVPVVPTVQASEATVNAGGSAMVMKYGFPSLANIKTRESYVSSYDPRTRTASWVIERLNVASLSGPSDRKYCDFKEDDSVHMFHRATNADYRGSGFDRGHLAAAANHKWSQKAMEDTFYLSNIAPQDPHLNQKTWNNLEKLCRSLTKRYLNVYVCTGPLYLPRQEADGKLYVRYQVLGRNHVAVPTHFFKVLILEQADGRGVELRSYVLPNEPIDEKVPLERFLVPIETIERASGLLFVPNIMKRTTGLQAITDR
- the ntng2a gene encoding netrin-G2 isoform X1 translates to MSHLLPRLFPLLLLLPALGWCQTSSQFDICRSLRGSEGGPGWEFYACQPPPANMKEVMQIRVDPPGITCGNPPERFCTLENPYLCSDECDASSPDLSHPPQLMGDRERGGLITYWQTVTWSRYPEPLLANITLSWNKSLEVVDDIIITFEYGRPTSMVLEKSLDKGRTWQPYQYYADDCLEAFGMSPKRVSDLAPSNLTRVICTEQYSRWVGAKEEKIVVFEVRARFGVFAGPKLINMDALYTRMETMKGLRDFFTFSNLRLRLLRPALGGTYVQRDNLLKYFYAISNIDVPARCKCNLHSSQCVLRDAMLQCQCDHNTSGQDCQRCSQGFKSRSWRPGSYLPLPKGTANICEAAETTAMTPRSDSTSSPDSPDSIFSGTGATNLIISTTLSSDGTTTSTEAPTRTTNPELTPASDGTPSKDTPSIESAPTNQAGDSSFTAGTDTTSPDVPQDALKNVPPPDVPPPDVPPEVPSPDVPPPDIPLPGVTREVPPSGVPPPDIPFPGVTREVPPPDVPPPDIPLPDLPLEVPPPDVPSPDEDPPYVLPFDVSPPDVPPPDIPLPDIPLEVPPPAVPSPDVSSLDVPPSDIPLPDIPVEVPSLAVPSPDLSSPDVSPPDIPLPDIPLELPPPDGSSSDVPPLDVPSPDVLPLPDVLPPDVPPPDLPLPDVPLEVTPPDEAPYAPPSDVPPPDVPSPAVPPEVPLPDVPPSDIPFPDEAAPYVPPSDVSPPDVLPPDIPSPDVPPPAIPPEVPLPDVPPSDIFLPDEAAPYVPPSDVSPPDVPPPDVPFPDVPLPDAPSSGVPPPDVPPEVLSSVTPGTLLDGPSPDGVTPDISSPGASVVSLLSSGEGDDAVPDTTSTTSDRSDPAGDLAPVDFTFPFPDDLNSFEPQPDSGQMPVGGPGNIPDVSRGSVDVPGSNSVDSEVDSVSVWLDTWKTENGEMKLTLPDSPAPNANPGQDSRPDTPQAVDDPGEDSSAAQMKGKSSGKDSAAGGAVEGLNEKRDSKQEQTGEQKGEKVAEAKEEAKVETKRESNKEEGKEKNEKGYEKKATQKILIPGGPKFSQLSKIAYVSFQDCECNGHSNRCSYIDFINVVTCVSCKHNTRGQNCQYCRLGYYRNSSLALDDENICVECDCDVERSVSPHCSTSGLCQCKPGASGRRCDSCLPGYTWRGDRASCTENMCDKERLICQNGGTCINFQRCVCPDNFTGSFCEKSVCLKKSGCLDNAEGSSSSSSLTSHLYLLTLSLTTSTFC